ATTTTCACATCGCGAACCGTTTTAATTCCGCAGATAAGCATCCCTACTTCACCTGCTGCAAGTTCAGTAACTTCTTCAAAGAAAGGAGTGTTAACTCCCATTTTTAAAACTTCATATTCTTGATCTGAGAACTTTAAGAAAATTTTATCTTTCTTCTTCAGTGTTCCTTCCATCACTCTTACTAGAACAACAACCCCTTGATAAGGATCAAACCATGAATCAAAAATTAGGGCCTGAAGATCGTTGTCACTACTTCCTGTTGGGTGAGGGATTTTTTCAATAATAGTTTCTAAGAGTTTGGCCATACCAATACCAGACTTAGCAGAAACTTCATCTGCTTCCATGGCATCAATTCCAACAATATCTTCAATTTCTTGTTTTACTTTATCTACATCTGCATGAGGGAGATCGATCTTATTTAATACTGGTACGATCTCTAAATCATTTTCCATGGCCATATAAACATTGGCCAAAGTTTGGGCCTCTACCCCTTGAGAGGCATCAACTACTAGAAGTGCACCATCACACGAAGCGAGAGATCTAGAAACCTCATAGGAGAAGTCCACGTGTCCCGGAGTATCAATTAGATTTAAATAATAAGTATTACCATCATTGGCCAAGTACTTTAAACGCACAGTCTGTGCCTTAATAGTAATTCCACGCTCTTTTTCAATATCCATATTATCTAAGAGACGGTCTTTTCTTTCGCGCACGGAAACAGTCTTTGTCTCATCGAGAAGTCTATCTGCTAAAGTAGATTTTCCATGATCAATATGAGCGATAATTGAGAAGTTTCTGATGAATTTTTGATCCATTATATTTTTGCCTATTAGTCTATATGCTGCTTTAAAACATCATATATTAACCAATTTTTAGGCATTTAAAAAGACTAGAGGAGAGAAATAAGTAAAATAAAACTCTCCTCTCTGCGTCACGCATCAAGACATTGATTTTATACGTGAACATCCGTCGATAGAACCATTAAGTAGTAATCCATCGAACTTTCCTTCCCTCTAATTGGAATAACGTTCCCGTACCCACTAAAGATATTTTCTTCAACTTCAGCTTCTCCGTTCTCTAGCTTCGCTGAATCATCTTCAACAACTGCAGAGCTCTCTCCTTCCGCTTCCACTTCCTTTAGCTTCTTCTTCGGGATCACGATATCAGCATTTTCAATCTTACTTCGCCTCTTAATAGCTAATTGATAAGTTGAAATTATCGATTCAGGAATAAGAGTATCACTCATGGTTTTACCAATAACGTCCTCTGACTGAACTTGAAGTAAAGAATAAAGCCTAGAATTCATATAGATGATTTGATTATTTGCATTGGCCAGAAGTACTGGCTTCTTTACAAGGTTTGCGAGAGCATCAAACTTTCTATTCTCAAGAGAAATTCGATCAGTTCGGAGTTCTTCAAAAACTTTAAAGGAATGAATCATCTTATTCATCTCTCTTGCAATTTCTCCAATTTCATCATCCTGAGAGTAGTAGATCGAAACGTCAAAGTTACAATCTTGAAGCTCTCTAATCGCATCTTTAATTTTCTTAAATGGAAGAGCAATCTTCCCTGGAACAACAAGACCTAAGATAATCGTTCCAAGAAAACTGATGATTAAGGTAATCATCATATTTCTCTTAGTCTCATTAATGATCTTCTTTATTTTCTTATCCCGCTCTACTGACTGGAAGTATTGAATATCTTGGAACTCGCTAAAGGAATCTAAAATTTTATCGGCTAGATCTCCAATAGAGGCCATTCCAATATTATCCCGGTGAAATAGAGACGCTTTTCCTAGAACAACTTTTAAAGAGTCTACATAAGACTGCATCTGGGCCACAACCCTTTTTACATCGGGATCTCTGTAGAGAGAATCTAGAGTTTGAAGCTGTGAAGTGAAGCTATCACAAAGGTTCACAAGCTTTTCAACAAGTTCAGGTGAAGCTTTCTTTGAAAGAATTCTTCTTTGGTACTTGAGAATTGATACTGCTGAAATTCTAATTTCATCTGTCAAAAGAGATACTCTATTTGATTTCACAGTAATTGATTCGATTTCCTTATTTAAAGAATTCAAATGAAAGAAAACGGTGAACCCAACAACGAGCACAACAAAACAGGCGATGATAAAACTAGCGGCTACTCTATTTTTTAGTGATAAGTTCAAGTTATCCCTCCACTAAGTCTGCAAAGAGTTTATTAAAATTCTTCTCACTACCGACAAGAACAATAATATCATCAGACTCAATTACATCCATTGGCATTGGACAATCGTTTATTTCAACTCTGTAAGCAGATTTACCATCCTCTGCAATATATGGAATTTTCTTTTGAAGGGCCACCACGTTTAGGTTGTAAGTCTGTCTGATCTTACTTTCAACAATAGTCTTTCCTTCAAACTTCTTTCCAAGCTTAAGTTCAACAATTGAATAACCTGCAGAGAAATTATATCTCTGCATGACGTGAGGAGCGACAATCTTTGAAGCAATAATCTCGCCCATTTCTTCTTCTACTTTAATAATTTCAGAAGCTCCAAT
The sequence above is a segment of the Halobacteriovorax sp. JY17 genome. Coding sequences within it:
- a CDS encoding PAS domain-containing protein — protein: MNLSLKNRVAASFIIACFVVLVVGFTVFFHLNSLNKEIESITVKSNRVSLLTDEIRISAVSILKYQRRILSKKASPELVEKLVNLCDSFTSQLQTLDSLYRDPDVKRVVAQMQSYVDSLKVVLGKASLFHRDNIGMASIGDLADKILDSFSEFQDIQYFQSVERDKKIKKIINETKRNMMITLIISFLGTIILGLVVPGKIALPFKKIKDAIRELQDCNFDVSIYYSQDDEIGEIAREMNKMIHSFKVFEELRTDRISLENRKFDALANLVKKPVLLANANNQIIYMNSRLYSLLQVQSEDVIGKTMSDTLIPESIISTYQLAIKRRSKIENADIVIPKKKLKEVEAEGESSAVVEDDSAKLENGEAEVEENIFSGYGNVIPIRGKESSMDYYLMVLSTDVHV
- a CDS encoding TrkA family potassium uptake protein produces the protein MIVAVIGLGTFGAKTAVRLFEKGAEVIAIDKNDELVDKIKDRVTHAVSLDVTDERSLRSVNISDVDVAVVAIGDHIEMSILAVTMLRRLGVGRVIARATSTLHEHVLQEIGASEIIKVEEEMGEIIASKIVAPHVMQRYNFSAGYSIVELKLGKKFEGKTIVESKIRQTYNLNVVALQKKIPYIAEDGKSAYRVEINDCPMPMDVIESDDIIVLVGSEKNFNKLFADLVEG